The Cucumis melo cultivar AY chromosome 6, USDA_Cmelo_AY_1.0, whole genome shotgun sequence genome includes a region encoding these proteins:
- the LOC103483596 gene encoding low affinity inorganic phosphate transporter 1: MAREQLQVLNALDVAKTQWYHFTAIVIAGMGFFTDAYDLFCVSLVTKLLGRIYFHKEGSDKPGELPSNISAAINGVAFCGTLSGQLFFGWLGDKMGRKRVYGMTLMLMVICSVASGLSFSSTPTSVVATLCFFRFWLGFGIGGDYPLSATIMSEYANKRTRGAFIAAVFAMQGFGILAGGVVAIIVSAAFDAKYPAPSYEENPTASTVPQADYVWRIIVIFGAFPALLTYYWRMKMPETARYTALVAKNAKQAAADMSKVLQVELESEPEKVDAGKSKNDFGLFTTSFLRRHGFHLLGTTSTWFLLDIAFYSQNLFQKDIFTAIGWLPPAKTMNAIEEVFRIARAQTLIALCSTVPGYWFTVALIDIMGRFAIQLMGFFFMTVFMFALAIPYHHWTLEANRIGFVVIYSLTFFFANFGPNATTFVVPAEIFPARLRSTCHGISAASGKAGAIVGAFGFQYAEKGLGVKKTLIILGVVNALGMFFTLLVPESKGKSLEEMSGEGGDDEGQSTIESRTVPV, encoded by the coding sequence ATGGCAAGAGAGCAACTACAAGTGTTGAATGCACTTGATGTAGCCAAAACCCAATGGTATCATTTCACAGCCATTGTAATAGCCGGAATGGGCTTTTTCACCGATGCCTATGATCTCTTTTGCGTATCTCTCGTCACCAAACTTTTGGGCCGAATTTACTTTCACAAAGAAGGATCGGATAAGCCTGGTGAGTTGCCTTCCAACATATCCGCTGCTATAAACGGCGTCGCTTTCTGCGGAACCCTGTCTGGCCAACTCTTCTTCGGATGGCTCGGTGACAAAATGGGCCGCAAACGAGTCTACGGAATGACCCTTATGCTTATGGTCATTTGCTCTGTAGCTTCAGGCTTGTCTTTCAGCAGCACCCCAACGTCTGTGGTGGCCACTCTCTGTTTTTTCCGATTCTGGCTTGGTTTTGGCATCGGTGGCGATTACCCACTTTCCGCCACCATCATGTCGGAATATGCCAATAAAAGAACACGAGGGGCTTTCATTGCTGCTGTGTTTGCAATGCAGGGGTTTGGGATTTTGGCTGGTGGGGTGGTTGCAATTATTGTCTCCGCCGCGTTTGATGCTAAATACCCAGCTCCGTCGTATGAGGAAAATCCCACAGCCTCCACTGTCCCTCAGGCGGATTATGTGTGGCGAATTATTGTGATTTTTGGTGCTTTTCCGGCTCTTCTCACTTATTATTGGCGAATGAAAATGCCGGAAACTGCTCGTTATACAGCCTTGGTTGCTAAAAATGCCAAACAGGCAGCCGCCGACATGTCTAAAGTTTTGCAGGTGGAATTGGAATCGGAGCCGGAAAAGGTTGACGCGGGAAAATCGAAGAACGATTTTGGGTTGTTCACAACGAGTTTTCTCCGTCGACATGGGTTTCATTTGTTGGGAACTACCTCTACTTGGTTCTTGTTGGACATAGCATTTTACAGTCAGAATCTCTTTCAGAAAGACATCTTCACTGCCATCGGTTGGCTTCCTCCGGCAAAGACAATGAACGCCATTGAAGAAGTTTTCAGGATCGCTAGAGCTCAAACTCTCATCGCATTATGTAGTACAGTTCCAGGGTATTGGTTCACCGTAGCGCTCATAGACATAATGGGACGATTTGCAATTCAATTGATGGGATTTTTCTTCATGACGGTGTTCATGTTCGCATTGGCCATTCCTTACCACCATTGGACATTAGAAGCCAACAGAATTGGGTTTGTCGTAATATATTCGCTAACGTTCTTCTTCGCGAATTTCGGGCCAAATGCGACGACTTTCGTGGTTCCGGCAGAGATATTTCCAGCAAGACTCCGGTCGACGTGCCACGGAATATCAGCTGCATCGGGAAAAGCAGGGGCAATTGTTGGGGCATTTGGATTTCAGTATGCGGAAAAAGGGCTTGGAGTGAAGAAGACATTGATAATTCTTGGGGTTGTGAATGCTCTTGGGATGTTCTTTACTTTGTTGGTTCCTGAGTCCAAAGGGAAGTCTTTGGAAGAAATGTCTGGTGAAGGTGGAGATGATGAGGGTCAGAGCACGATAGAGTCAAGAACTGTGCCTGTTTGA
- the LOC103483593 gene encoding transcription factor MYB14-like translates to MVRAPCCEKLGLKKGPWTAEEDEILISYINKHGHSNWRALPKLAGLLRCGKSCRLRWINYLRPDIKRGNFTLEEQEIVLHLHEKLGNRWSAIAAQLPGRTDNEIKNFWHTHLKKRVSNKQTGHVHAKKKSADSAVFEPKSKPQKLDCSNHYEIPSFSLDHSPFTDSPTGYKVIENEQDVEIFEAFHQTCTGGHWPEDHQPLTENFHGSLFNSSAINDNEEQIQPPYRAMDSVEFGCYYNNSTKMDDNMEFWYRVFVKAGGSPNDPAF, encoded by the exons atggtgagAGCTCCTTGTTGTGAGAAATTGGGACTTAAAAAAGGGCCATGGACAgctgaagaagatgaaattttgATATCTTATATCAATAAGCATGGTCATAGCAACTGGCGTGCCCTTCCTAAGCTTGCTG GCCTTCTGCGATGTGGGAAGAGTTGCAGACTTAGATGGATAAACTACTTGAGACCTGATATTAAAAGAGGAAATTTCACACTAGAAGAACAGGAAATCGTTCTTCACCTCCATGAAAAGCTTGGCaatag GTGGTCAGCCATTGCAGCACAGTTACCAGGACGAACGGATAATGAAATTAAGAATTTTTGGCACACTCATTTGAAGAAACGGGTTTCGAATAAACAAACCGGCCATGTTCATGCAAAAAAGAAGTCAGCCGATTCTGCCGTTTTTGAACCCAAATCCAAACCCCAGAAACTGGATTGCTCTAACCATTATGAAATCCCATCTTTCTCCCTCGATCATTCACCATTTACAGATTCTCCAACCGGCTACAAGGTGATAGAGAACGAACAAGACGTTGAAATCTTTGAAGCATTTCATCAAACCTGTACTGGTGGGCATTGGCCAGAGGATCATCAGCCGTTGACTGAGAATTTTCATGGGTCATTATTCAACTCGTCGGCGATCAATGATAATGAGGAACAAATCCAACCACCGTACAGAGCCATGGATTCTGTTGAATTTGGATGTTATTACAACAATAGCACGAAAATGGACGATAATATGGAGTTTTGGTATAGGGTTTTTGTTAAAGCTGGTGGGTCGCCAAATGATCCTGCATTTTAA
- the LOC103483595 gene encoding phosphoenolpyruvate carboxylase kinase 1-like, translating to MSDGFKRDYQVIEELGRGRFGIVFRCISRSSGGNYAVKIIDKRRISAGDSLDAECLVNETKILHLLYPHPHILALHNLYEDESHLHMVLDLCSSSDLHRRITLQIFSEAEAARIMSQLMHAVAHCHRHGVAHRDIKPDNILFDEWDSVKLADFGSAEMFKQGEESMTGVVGTPYYVAPEVLAGKDYGEKVDVWSAGVVLYVMLAGFPPFHGESVVEIFHAVLRANLRFPSRVFHSVSPSAKDLLRKMLCKDVSRRISAEQVLRHPWITNYVENMAETELG from the exons aTGAGCGACGGATTTAAGAGAGACTATCAAGTAATTGAAGAGCTTGGCCGGGGAAGATTCGGTATCGTTTTCCGATGTATTTCTAGATCTTCCGGTGGAAACTACGCCGTCAAAATCATCGACAAGCGTCGGATCTCTGCCGGTGATTCACTCGACGCGGAATGTCTTGTTAACGAGACGAAGATTCTTCATCTCCTTTACCCTCACCCTCACATTCTCGCGTTGCATAATCTCTACGAAGACGAATCTCACCTTCATATGGTTCTTGATCTTTGTTCTTCTTCCGATCTCCATCGTCGAATTACACTTCAGATTTTTTCCGAAGCTGAGGCGGCTAGGATTATGTCACAACTGATGCACGCGGTGGCTCATTGTCACCGTCACGGTGTTGCGCATCGCGATATTAAACCAGACAATATTCTGTTCGACGAGTGGGATTCGGTGAAACTGGCGGATTTCGGATCGGCGGAGATGTTTAAGCAGGGAGAAGAGTCGATGACCGGCGTCGTCGGAACGCCGTACTACGTAGCGCCGGAAGTTCTGGCTGGAAAAGACTACGGCGAAAAGGTGGACGTCTGGAGCGCCGGCGTGGTTTTGTATGTTATGTTAGCTGGTTTTCCTCCGTTTCATGGTGAATCGGTTGTTGAGATCTTTCACGCTGTGTTGCGAGCGAATTTGAGATTTCCGTCCAGAGTTTTCCATTCTGTATCTCCCTCGGCAAAAGACTTGCTCCGTAAAATGCTCTGTAAAGACGTTTCCAGAAGAATTTCCGCTGAACAAGTCCTCA GACATCCATGGATAACCAACTACGTAGAAAACATGGCAGAAACGGAACTAGGCTGA